Proteins from one Triticum aestivum cultivar Chinese Spring chromosome 7A, IWGSC CS RefSeq v2.1, whole genome shotgun sequence genomic window:
- the LOC123153301 gene encoding mannose-P-dolichol utilization defect 1 protein homolog 2 isoform X2, with protein sequence MLRKPWRRCRSTLANLKMTELEILGMNFVCVLSALSDAKIPEKECLLPLVSKLLGYCIVAASTTVKLPQDNEMLKRHSESKRLQCNCTVPLNITQE encoded by the exons ATgctgaggaagccatggcgccggTGCAGATCGAC ATTGGCGAATCTGAAGATGACGGAGCTGGAGATCCTGGGCATGAACTTCGTCTGCGTCCTCTCGGCGCTGTCGGACGCCAAGATACCGGAGAAAGAATGCCTTCTCCCGCTCGTCTCCAAGCTCCTCGGCTACTGCATCGTGGCCGCCTCCACCACCGTCAAGCTCCCGCAG GATAATGAGATGTTGAAGCGGCATAGTGAATCCAAGAGACTGCAGTGCAATTGCACCGTTCCATTGAATATTACTCAGGAATAA
- the LOC123153301 gene encoding uncharacterized protein isoform X1 has product MLRKPWRRCRSTLANLKMTELEILGMNFVCVLSALSDAKIPEKECLLPLVSKLLGYCIVAASTTVKLPQAHDDHGNWRQIPAFTGTCLKKCLSPSTSSRWPPSSSPRRRIMRC; this is encoded by the exons ATgctgaggaagccatggcgccggTGCAGATCGAC ATTGGCGAATCTGAAGATGACGGAGCTGGAGATCCTGGGCATGAACTTCGTCTGCGTCCTCTCGGCGCTGTCGGACGCCAAGATACCGGAGAAAGAATGCCTTCTCCCGCTCGTCTCCAAGCTCCTCGGCTACTGCATCGTGGCCGCCTCCACCACCGTCAAGCTCCCGCAG GCGCATGACGACCATGGCAATTGGCGCCAAATCCCGGCTTTCACTGGAACATGTTTGAAGAAATGCCTGTCACCTAGTACTTCAAGCCGGTGGCCACCTTCTTCTTCACCCAGAAGAAG GATAATGAGATGTTGA